The proteins below are encoded in one region of Aquisphaera giovannonii:
- a CDS encoding AAA family ATPase, with the protein MSGAVEVYESDKQAVAKLREGRARIERELGKVIIGQKEATQQLLISLFAGGHCLITGAPGLAKTLLVRTLAQVFHLKFQRIQFTPDLMPADITGTEILEETPEGRRMQFVKGAIFANVILADEINRTPPKTQAALLEAMQEHQVTAAGVRYALEEPFFVLATQNPIEMEGTYPLPEAQLDRFLFNVVVDYLPEDDEVAVVQQTTSRKPEDVEPLFDGRDVLEFQDVVRKVPVAEDVVRYAVRLAAASRPGPDAPSFVTDWVTWGAGLRAAQSLVLGAKARALLAGRFHVSPDDIRALAHPTLRHRVLLGYRAEADGVTVDGVIDRLLEHVKGPSRS; encoded by the coding sequence GTGTCGGGAGCCGTCGAAGTCTACGAGTCCGACAAGCAGGCCGTGGCCAAGCTCCGCGAGGGCCGGGCCCGGATCGAGCGCGAGCTGGGCAAGGTCATCATCGGCCAGAAGGAGGCGACCCAGCAATTGCTGATCAGCCTCTTCGCCGGCGGCCACTGCCTGATCACCGGCGCCCCCGGCCTGGCGAAGACCCTCCTCGTCCGGACGCTCGCCCAGGTCTTCCACCTGAAGTTCCAGCGGATCCAGTTCACGCCCGACCTCATGCCCGCGGACATCACCGGCACGGAGATCCTCGAGGAGACCCCCGAGGGGCGCCGGATGCAGTTCGTGAAGGGGGCGATCTTCGCCAACGTGATCCTCGCCGACGAGATCAACCGCACCCCGCCCAAGACCCAGGCCGCGCTCCTGGAGGCGATGCAGGAGCACCAGGTCACGGCCGCGGGCGTCCGCTACGCCCTCGAGGAGCCGTTCTTCGTCCTGGCCACGCAGAACCCGATCGAGATGGAGGGCACCTACCCCCTGCCCGAGGCCCAGCTCGACCGATTCCTCTTCAACGTGGTCGTCGACTACCTGCCCGAGGACGACGAGGTGGCCGTCGTCCAGCAGACGACCTCGCGGAAGCCGGAGGACGTCGAACCCCTCTTCGACGGCCGCGACGTGCTGGAGTTCCAGGACGTCGTCCGCAAGGTGCCCGTCGCCGAGGACGTCGTCCGCTACGCCGTCCGCCTGGCGGCCGCGAGCCGGCCCGGCCCCGATGCCCCCTCCTTCGTCACCGACTGGGTGACCTGGGGCGCCGGCCTCCGCGCCGCGCAGTCCCTGGTCCTGGGTGCCAAGGCGAGGGCCCTCCTCGCCGGCCGTTTCCACGTCTCGCCGGACGACATCCGGGCCCTGGCGCACCCGACGCTGCGGCACCGCGTCCTGCTCGGCTACCGCGCCGAGGCCGACGGGGTCACCGTGGACGGCGTGATCGACCGCCTCCTGGAGCACGTGAAGGGGCCCTCCCGCTCATGA